The sequence GCGCTGGACAGTGGGGGTCTGCGCTCGCCTTCGGCTGTATGTTGTTCGGGCTTAAGGCGACGATCTACATGGTCAGGGCGAGCTACCACCAGAAGCCGTACAGGCGGGTCTTAATGCAGCTCTGGGGCGCCGACGTCTACCCCAGCCCTAGCGATAAGACTGAGTTCGGGAGGAAGCTAGTGGCTGAGAACCCTGAGCATCCAGGCAGCCTCGGGATAGCAATAAGCGAGGCGTTAGAGGACGCTGTTAAGCACCCGGAGGAGGCTAGGTACACGCTGGGCAGCGTAGTTAACCACGTGCTCATCCACCAGACGGTGATAGGCCTCGAGGCCTTGAAGCAGTTTAAGGCGGTGGACGACTACCCGGACATGGTGATAGGCTGCTGTGGTGGAGGCAGTAGCTTCTCAGGCACTTTCTGGCCGTTTTACTATGACAGGTTCGTGGCTAAGAAGGCCCCTAAGCCCGTCCGCTTCATAGCTACTGAGCCTACCGCCTGCCCCTCATTAACGAAGGGCGCCTACATCTATGACCACGGAGATACAGCTAGGATGACCCCCCTGCTTAAGATGTACACGCTCGGCCACGACTTCATCCCTGCGCCTATACATGCAGGCGGGCTGCGCTACCACGGGGACGCCCCAACGCTCTGCCTACTTGTACACGAAAGGATAGTGGAGGCTAGGGCGTATACGCAGACCGAGGTGTTTGAGGCGGCTAAGATCTTCACCACGGCCGAGGGCCACGTCTTAGCCCCTGAGCCCTCCCACTCGTTTAAGGCAGTCATAGACGAGGCCCTGGAGTGTAAGAGGACGGGTGAGAGCAAGACTATATTCTTCCTAGGCTGCGGCCACGGCCACTTCGACTTAAAGGCCTACGAGGACTTCCTCGAGGGTAAGCTGCCGCCGTACGAGTACCCAATGGAGGAGATAGAGAGGTCTATAAAGAAGCTTAAGGAGCTATACCCGTGGATAGAGCAGCTACCCTACTAGCTCCCTTAAGCTTTTTTACCCTTCTCCCTCGCCTATACTTTGTGATTGAGCGATGAGCAGGCTAAAGGTATTAGTGACAGACCCTGTCGACGAGGCCTTCCTTAGTGAGGTGAGCCCGCACGTAGACGTAGAGGTGTCCCTAG comes from Candidatus Nezhaarchaeota archaeon and encodes:
- a CDS encoding TrpB-like pyridoxal phosphate-dependent enzyme; this encodes AGQWGSALAFGCMLFGLKATIYMVRASYHQKPYRRVLMQLWGADVYPSPSDKTEFGRKLVAENPEHPGSLGIAISEALEDAVKHPEEARYTLGSVVNHVLIHQTVIGLEALKQFKAVDDYPDMVIGCCGGGSSFSGTFWPFYYDRFVAKKAPKPVRFIATEPTACPSLTKGAYIYDHGDTARMTPLLKMYTLGHDFIPAPIHAGGLRYHGDAPTLCLLVHERIVEARAYTQTEVFEAAKIFTTAEGHVLAPEPSHSFKAVIDEALECKRTGESKTIFFLGCGHGHFDLKAYEDFLEGKLPPYEYPMEEIERSIKKLKELYPWIEQLPY